A stretch of DNA from Thermodesulfobacteriota bacterium:
CAGCCTCGATACAACGGGGGCCCACGCGCCGGCCGTGTTTATGAGCGTCCCGCACTCGAACTCGGTCACGGGCAAGTCTTTGTCGGGCGCGCCTTTCGTCAGAATCTCCCTCGCCGCGTCGCCGTATCCGCCTGTGCCCTTGCCGAGGCCGCCGAGGTCGTACGCCGTCACGGCGGTCGCCCGCCCGTCCTCGACCTTTACCCCGTTGACGTAGCATCCGCTTATGAACTCCACTCCCCTCCCCTTCGCCGAGCCCCTGTAATATTCCCTCAGGGAGTAGTGGTCGATGAGCCCGGCCTTACGCGATATCGAGAGCCCGGCGATGCCCACGGTCCCGGTGACGAGCGGTATAATGCGCGGCGCGTCCTCCGGCGGATAAAGCTCGACCGGGAGGCCGTACTCGACGTAGAGCGGATGGTTCTCGTTTACCTCCTTCCACGAGGCGCCGCCGTGCATCCAGTAGTACCCGAATTCACGGAACTGTATGATCTCCAAAATCGTCTCGTAGAAGTCTATCGAGTACTTGCAGAGCTCGATGTTCGCCCTGCTGCGCCACGTAGCCCTGACGCCGCCCGCATTCTTCAGCGTTGACGAATTCTCTCCTTCGAGGTCGAGGTCGATGACGCCGATGCTCGCCCTCTCGCCCCTTCGTTCGAGCTCCATCGAAAGCGCAAACGCGGCGGACGAGCCCAGTATGCCCGCGCCCGCGAAAAGGAAGTCGAAGCTCCTCTCCATAGCCATATTCTAGCACATTAATCCGGGGGCTTTTGAGCTTTCATATTGTGTTATTCTTTTCATTCGTGGACGGCTCGCCCCTTAACTGGCTCTTCGTCGATATGAACTCCTACTTCGCCTCGGTCGAGCAGGAGCTCCGCCCCGAGCTCCGCGGCCTTCCGGTGGGCGTAGTCCCGGTCATGGCCGACAGCACGTGCTGCATAGCGGCCAGTTACGAGGCCAAGGCGTTCGGCGTCACGACGGGAACGCGCGTCTCGGCCGCGCGGGAGATGTGCCCCGGCATCGTGCTCGTCGAATCGCGTCCGGTCGAATACATAGAGATGCACGGGAAGATACGTGCCGCCGTCGATTCGGTCCTCCCCGTCCACAGGGTCGATTCCATAGACGAGATGTCGTGCAGGCTCACGGGACGGCAGACGGAGCATGGCAGCGCCGTCGCGCTGGGCCATGCGGTGAAAGACGCCATAAGGAAACAGGCCGGCGAGTATCTGAAGTGCTCCGTCGGCATAGCGCCCAACCGCTTCCTGGCCAAGGTGGCCAGCGACATGCAGAAGCCCGACGGCTTCGTCGTCATAAAAAAGGAAGAGCTCCCCGAGAGGCTCTACCCGCTTTCACTGACCGACTTCCCCGGGATAGGGCGGCGCATGTATGCGCGGCTCAGGGCCAACGGAATAAGCACCGTCGAGGAGCTCTGCGGGCTCACCGAAAACAGGATGGGGCGCATATGGGAGAGCGTCGTCGGGAAGAGATGGCATGCGCTCCTCCGGGGCGACGACATCCCCGAGCCGGAAACCGCGCGGAAGAGCGTAAGCCATTCCCACGTCCTGCCGCCCGCGCAGAGGACCGACGAAGGCGTCCGGGCCGTATTCGTGAACCTCATACACAAGGCCGCCTTCAGGCTGAGGCGTCTCGGCTGCCTCACGCGGAAGATGACTGTCGGGATAGATTATTTCGGGGAGCATCGGGGCTGGAGGAAGGGCATAAGTATAGATATGAAGAACGACACGCAGACGATGATAGAGGCGTTCACGGGCGTCTGGAACGAAAGGCCCCGGGGGCGTAAGCCGCTCCGGGTGTCGGTCGCGTTCATCGACCTCGTCCCGGCCGGCGAAAGCACCCTCCCGCTCCTGCCGGCGGAAAGGAAGAGGGACGACGTCGCCGCCGCGCTCGACAGCATAAACGACAAGTTCGGAACGAACAGCATATATTACGGATCGATGCACGCGGCCCCGGACGCCGCCCCGCTCAGGATATCCTTCACGTCCATACCGGACGTCATAAAGCCCACGAAATCCCTCCGGACGCCCGGCGGAAAGAAATAGCCCGGAGCTTATTTCTTACCCTTTTTCTTCCCGGCCCCGAGCTTTTTCACGGCCTTTTTGCTCTCGTCCGCTACCTTGCCTATGGGGAAGAAGAATAGGTACTGCCCCGTGTCCCGGAGGACGTCGAACGCCCTCGACGAGACCTTGTCGAAGAACCGTATCGACTTCCCGTCCGTGATGAGCACCCAGTTGTGGGGCTCGGCCAGCACTTCGGGCATCTTATCCTTGAGGAACCCCAGCACTTCGCGAAAGCGGCTTACGGGTATGCCGTTTTTCTGGAGCGACACGAGCCATCTGAGGATAATAAAATCTTCCGTGGAATAGAGCTTCGGGACCCCCCTCCCCTGCGCCGACCTCAGGCTCGGGACTATGAGCCCCGTATGCTCGTAATAGTATAGGTGGTCGTAATCGAGTCTCACTCCTTCGAGGGCCTCGATGAGCTTTATGACGTCCCTGCTCTTGAGCCCGGATTCGACCCTGACCCGGTGCTCCTTTCCGTCCGTCTCTTTCGCCGCTTTCTTTTTCACGTCCGGGGTCCGTAGAAAAATGCACGTACAAATAAATCGACAAACTCAGAATATCACAAATCCCGCCGCGAGTTCAATCCCGCTTGACACCGGCCCGGGCTCAATTATTTTTCTTTTAAAACGGGGGTGACGATATGACGACTAACGGAGAGAAGCTGCGGGCGGTGCTTTCGGGCGAAGGGGTGCTCGTCCTTCCGGGCGTGCACGACTGCATAAGCGCGAGGCTCGCCGAGGCGGCGGGGTTCGAGGCCGCGTTCACGAGCGGCTTCGGCATATCGGCTTCGACGCTCGGGCGGCCCGACTTCGGGTTCCTGACTGCTACCGAGATGCTGGCGAGCGTGAGCCGTATAGTCTCCTCCGTCGGGATCCCCGTCGTGGCCGACATAGACACCGGGTACGGCAATCCGTTAAACGTCATGCGGACGGTCGGAGACGTCGTCTCCGCCGGGGCAGCGGGCGTAATTCTCGAGGACCAGGAATGGCCCAAGAAGTGCGGGCACTTCGAGGGTAAGCGCGTCATCTCCGCCGAGGAGCACGCCGAGAAGATTAGGGCCGCCGTCGAGGCCCGCGGGTCCAGCGAGCTCGTCATAATAGGCCGGACCGACGCCCGCGCGGTGAACGGGCTCGAAGACGCTATACGCAGGGGGAGGATTTATTACGAGTCCGGGGCGGACGTCGTCTTCATCGAGGCCCCGCAGTCTGTCGAAGAGCTCCGGGAAATAGCGGCCGCGTTCCCCGACGCCCCTCTCTTCGCGAACATGGTCGAGGGCGGGAGGACGCCCCTTCTGAGCGCGGCCGAGCTCGGCGAGCTCGGGTTCAAGATAGTCGTCTTCCCCCTGTCCGGGCTTTTCTCGGCAACCAAAGCGATGGAGCGGTGCCTCGCCTACCTCAGGAAAAACGGCTCGACCTTCGGCTATGCGGACATGCTTACGTTCAGGGAGTTCGAGGCAGTGGTGGACGTCCCCGGGTACCGCGCCCTCGAAAAGAAGTTCACCGTCTCTTAAGGCAGGCCTCGCCTGCAGGAATTCGGCGTAGCGGGCTTGGTGCAGTTATCCGATTCTGTGCGGCACGCGAATTGATTCATCTTCCGGTCGTTGTAGCAGGACGGAGGCCTCGCCTGCAGGAATTCGGCGTAGCGGGCTTGGTGCAGTTATCCGATTCTGTGCGGCACGCGAATTGATTCATCTTCCGGTCGTTGTAGCAGGACGGAGGCCTCGCCTGCAGGAATTCGGCGTAGCGGGCTTGGTGCGGTTATCCGATTCTGTAC
This window harbors:
- a CDS encoding oxaloacetate decarboxylase, whose product is MTTNGEKLRAVLSGEGVLVLPGVHDCISARLAEAAGFEAAFTSGFGISASTLGRPDFGFLTATEMLASVSRIVSSVGIPVVADIDTGYGNPLNVMRTVGDVVSAGAAGVILEDQEWPKKCGHFEGKRVISAEEHAEKIRAAVEARGSSELVIIGRTDARAVNGLEDAIRRGRIYYESGADVVFIEAPQSVEELREIAAAFPDAPLFANMVEGGRTPLLSAAELGELGFKIVVFPLSGLFSATKAMERCLAYLRKNGSTFGYADMLTFREFEAVVDVPGYRALEKKFTVS
- a CDS encoding FAD-binding oxidoreductase, which encodes MAMERSFDFLFAGAGILGSSAAFALSMELERRGERASIGVIDLDLEGENSSTLKNAGGVRATWRSRANIELCKYSIDFYETILEIIQFREFGYYWMHGGASWKEVNENHPLYVEYGLPVELYPPEDAPRIIPLVTGTVGIAGLSISRKAGLIDHYSLREYYRGSAKGRGVEFISGCYVNGVKVEDGRATAVTAYDLGGLGKGTGGYGDAAREILTKGAPDKDLPVTEFECGTLINTAGAWAPVVSRLYGFEDDAIKPRRRQMVVIDAPDVDLSAYGMVIDTSDVYFHQEGTGILAGYSNMDEPAGYNFDFSFGGMSEESRFVKYIWEPLYRRMNKFEKVRLVRGWAGIYAETPDRSGYLGKVPGFGNIYECAGHTGRGLMISYGAGVALADIILDGKPRSELKHAADLSRERKAGPLYEGLHL
- a CDS encoding DNA polymerase produces the protein MSFHIVLFFSFVDGSPLNWLFVDMNSYFASVEQELRPELRGLPVGVVPVMADSTCCIAASYEAKAFGVTTGTRVSAAREMCPGIVLVESRPVEYIEMHGKIRAAVDSVLPVHRVDSIDEMSCRLTGRQTEHGSAVALGHAVKDAIRKQAGEYLKCSVGIAPNRFLAKVASDMQKPDGFVVIKKEELPERLYPLSLTDFPGIGRRMYARLRANGISTVEELCGLTENRMGRIWESVVGKRWHALLRGDDIPEPETARKSVSHSHVLPPAQRTDEGVRAVFVNLIHKAAFRLRRLGCLTRKMTVGIDYFGEHRGWRKGISIDMKNDTQTMIEAFTGVWNERPRGRKPLRVSVAFIDLVPAGESTLPLLPAERKRDDVAAALDSINDKFGTNSIYYGSMHAAPDAAPLRISFTSIPDVIKPTKSLRTPGGKK